A stretch of DNA from Polyodon spathula isolate WHYD16114869_AA chromosome 20, ASM1765450v1, whole genome shotgun sequence:
TATTTGCTGCATTAATCAGCGGATTATCATTCATCAGAAAAGTGGAAACTATTAGAAAAATGTTTAATTCCACAATGTTAGCATGCATGCCCAATGAATCAATGACACAGTGGACAAAGTTCGACATTGCTGGCAAACAGTCAGAAATTGCTTCATCTAGTTTTTAAGCCAgataactgggggggggggggggggggggtaagtggTTTCGTGTATAGAATAAGCTCAGCTCGTTTTTTTCAATTCCTTTACTACTATTCAGtcagctattttattttagtaaactaaactttttttcatgttagtcttttttatttcctgttagtaacatatgtatatatatatatttttgcatggcACTTGAAGAACTCCCACTCTCTGGTGATAAGAATGGCTCTTTTAACCAAAAATGTTACACAGTTCTGGTCTAATGGATGTGCTGGGGTCTCAGTCTATCACCCAGGGATAAATCAGACACCCTCAGAAACTGTATCCAGGGTCACAACACACATTCAGGCAGATTCCTGTGATTCTTGAGGAGGTGTACTGTGTCATTTTATCATTTGAAATCTTCAATAACATTTTCTGGTTGTAATAATATACAGCTGAAAGgaacataatgtacagtatgtgcaccTTCTGGGATGATGCAACCCAGATATCTCCCGTTTCAAATCATTTGCCAaattagctggaaaaaaaaaaaaaaaggattacgaGATATTTTACAAAAGggagtatatatattttaatatatttcagtaacaGAAAAGGTATTCATGTCTCTGACTTGGTTTGTGACAAATGTTCTGACAACATGTTATGAACACTAGTATGTTATGCTGCTTTCAAAGTGGCAGACCACAATGTCTCATTTGAGCTACCAGTTATCAAGCAACATTATAATCCCAGGGCATTACTTTGAAGAAACCTTTGTAGACCACAGCCTTACTAGTAATGGGAACACCAGTAATACATATTGCATTTGGTTGCTCACTGATACTGCTATGATGCTGTGGGACTACAATGGGTGACCAGTGTGTATTGGTATTTCAAAATAGGACAATGTTTGCACTGTGTGTTCAATACAATATGTGTGAACAAAACGGGTTCTAATGGAATGTGAATGAAAGCCGTTTGATCCCTGTAATATGAGTTTTCATACCATTGTCCCTCAGTGGAGCACTGCGCtccactgcattgccattgaagatcatttggggaGGGCTGTCTTTCCTTCAGGGATTGTGGGGTAAACAAGGTATTTGTTTTCATACAAGAGTGCCTCTCGTTGGTGATAGAGGTGCGGGGAGTAAATCTCCATTGGTCCCAGGACACTGGGCTCGAACagcatgttgttgttttgttttgtttttttgccagtgTAATACTGCAACCAGAAGTTAATGAGGCCTGTTGACTCCTGGCCATAAAATCTGACCTCAGGCCCTTTTACAGTAATTGCCTTAGAGCTCTGAGAGAAACAAGGACAACACAGTTTTgttggcttgttttttttgttttgtttttctgtagtgctCGCTGGCACTAAACCATTTCACAGAGAAGCAATTGAAACTTGTTTAAGGGTCTAGAAACCATGGAAAATTTTCGCACATACAAGCCAGATTTCCCTCCAGGCAGAACCAGATCAATTTGCCATTCTGAGAGGTTCACACAGCAACCAGAATATCTAGCAACGCCCAGCATTTTCATGTCAAAGGGACAATAAATAAAGTTAGGTTGTTATATTAGAAAGTTCTCTTTTCCAAAAAGTTTCGCTTCAAAATGCAGGTACATTATACTGCCCTTACATATTTGTGCCATTATTTCATGTTTGTTCTTATAAAAAATGATATGatagtgtaacaggcagtgttgcgTGATGCCCTGTACGGATTCTGTCCCTCATTGGTAAGATGAGGTGAGGTTAAAACCACAAATACAGACgcgcccagctcttttgcattgtggttaagaagcTTGCTCGCGTTGTGTTGGTTTGCACCCAGCCTTCTGTTACAATTAGGgaaaaataactttgttaaaaGCATGTTGCGAATGTAGAGAGCTCCCCCCTCACAATCACAGATATGCATAAAAACTACATGTAGTAAATTGTAACTTTATGTAGGCATACctatattttgaagtgtatcaaaCCTTCCGAATCTACTGCCTGTCTGGGATGTTGCAACTACTTTAACCAGTTAAGCTATGACGACAAGATCTGTAGCAAGTCACCAGACAACATAGATGCTTATATATAGCTTAAACATGGATATTTGTCTTGGTGGGTCCTCTGTAATTGGTGTGATTATAGCAATTACACCAAGGTACTGACGGTATAaacacaatctttatttttaatttaagaagGTGGGTTGGAAGTGGCGTAGGCGTTACTCTCTCTGACGCCACGGAACCCTTGTCTTTTCTGACAGTTGGCCCTGTATAAAACTGGGCACACAAACAGCATTCCTGCTTGTGAAAACGTGTTGAAGTGGCACCACCTAATCATTGTTTGACTCATTGCATGTCTCTTAATTGGATTCAATAATAAACGTGTTGCAGTGGAATTGGATTTCATGCAGTCTGTGGTATTGGGTCCTGTCAATATGTAATCCCATTTGCTGCCTAGACTTGCTGTAACCTACAGTCTAATACCACAACTAAAGAATGCAACATTGTGTCAGCTACTTACTGGAATAAGATGTGTGTCTCAATACGGTACTGTATTCCTTTTGAATGTCGAAATAAAGGAAGCATTCAGAAAGGATAAACTTATCTACTCTCTTGGggattatttgttttttcatatcaaataaactaaaaagtACATTTCCAGGATGTATTGGACAAGGTGCCATTTTGCAGGAATTAGCAACACCATAGGCTGACACAGGCATTATGTCACTTACACTCCGCCCACAGAAGCACATTTTCAGGTTCTGATTAGCGGAAAGCCTGATTCTCTGATTTTGATTGATAACAGATCTAGGACCAGGCTAGCATCAGTGACAAAATCCTACAGAGTTTGACACACAATGCTAAAAagaaatgaatttaaaacaacATATATTATTCTGTCATATATATCCCTGACTCTTACAAAACATTTTAGCAagttttccaagaaaaaaaaaaagctgttcatGTATTAGATGGTGGCACTGAAACTTTCACAGGGAAGTTGTAAATGATTTGATGTAATGAATGCCAGGCAGAAACTTTTCTTGCTATTTTGAATCTGTTTTGAACACTTTCAATCACTGGCAGCTGTTTGGAAAGAGTTTGTAGCACAGGAAGCATATATCTTCAGCTAATGAAAATATTTCTCGTgctaattgattttaaagccttgttacacccatttaaataaatacatcattttattttacattttttacagacaTCAGAGATACTACAACATGGCAGCCAATATTTCGTCTACAGCACAAGTGGTCTCTTTAGAACCTGAGTCTAGCTGGATAAAGTTCCACATGGGTATAAACCGCTATGCACTGTACTCCAGGGATGATGCCAGCATCGATCAGCTGCTAAAGGACATGGGGAAAATAGATATAATAAATGCAGGTAAGACAGTCAACCAAACTCCTCCCCATACAAGTGTTCAAACTCTTAACTGCAGTTTAATCCTTATAATGGTTATTTGCTTGATCAAATTATGTAAAATGAGTTGAATCCAAAAGAGTGGTATATCACATTTTCAAGGAACCCCCTTCATCTCTGATCTGTTTTGTAacttgatttgtgtgtgtgtgtgtgatacacgTCTGAGACCAAAACCAGCTAGTAGCAGATAGTATAAAAGACACGGCTATTATCTagtaagaaaatgcatttgattcaTAGCAGCGCAGTCACGTTTAGCTTTAGAAAGTAAAGTAGGACTGCTTTCTTTTGCAGATTACACCCAGGATGAGAAAATTCTGAAAGGGATATGTGACTGCACTCAAGGTAATGACAtttctttattgtaaataatactcATTATCTTAAAGCTGTTTGGGGAATTCATTTACACGTTTTCATATACACAAATACACCTTGATTAGTTGTAATGGGATCATTTGTCTTTAAATCATAAGTAAagacatttcattaaaaacaaataattagaccTTCTTTTAAGTATATTAAGTCCTCCAAAAATAAGACTGTTTTGATTAGTTTGGTAGACAATACAGCCTCATGTTTTTTTCCAGTGAGTTTGGTCTGGTGCATGTCCCTCCTGGCATTGTAAAGAAGACTTTTCCATGATCTCTGAGCCCACTCATCAGCCTATGAACATGCATTATACAAAAACACCCCCCACTGCAACATTGGCAGCATAGTTATGAGAATGAAGCATGCAAAGATCTTCCAAGTATATCAGTTCAGCCTGGCGAAACCTCAACAACTGTCACACCAGATTATAAAATCTGGCACATTTGtggactgtttttttgttgttttgcaaaacagcttTAACCACTGATCAGCCATATGAGtcatttggattttattttggtGCTTTTGATGTTCCCCTCAAATATTCTATGAAAACCAATGAGCTGGTAAAAAGCTGAGGTGACAAATCTATTAGAGACAGCTCAAATCTGACGCCTGTGGCTTTCCTTTCCAGTTGCACTTTTTACTTTTTGACTGGTGAAGCTTTGACCTTCATAATAATGTGTCCTTTATAATAAGCAGCTATACAAACTAAAGCCCTctcaatttaaaataagtacagttccctaaatattgttttactgttaatcTCCCCGCTGTAAGGTTAGAATGCTATTGGTACcccagaatgcattgcagttcAGTATACATCTCCATGTGTAAATGCATATAACTTTTCATAAAggaatgtattgtttgttaactatatccaCTTTTATATGGCACTCTTTATGCACAACTTTTATGACTTCATAAATATTAAAAGAGCTGGTGATTAAATCAAATCCagctacaaaaaacacacaaaatctgTCTTCAATCAAGACTTAAAAGATTTAAAGATGTTAGCATTCCTGATGTTGACAGGGATTCCATAAACAGGGAGCATAACAAACTGAGGGCCTTGCATGAACTTTCAAGAAGCAGCCTTGTGTATCTCAGAGAGTGACTGGAAATGTAGGTACAGAAGTCAGCCTTGGGTTTCTCAGAGTGGCTGGACATGTAGTTACAGTAGTTAACAAGTCCTGGAGGTAAGTAGGCCCAGTACCCTATATctgaaaatatactgtatacaaaacagCAATtctggaataaacaaaataacaccatcGTACTAAAAAATATTTCTTCCAGTGATCATCAGCAATGCACACATCTTATTCAACTTTACTCTTTCTCTAACTCACTGTTACCTCTTTCTTCTCTTCTACCCTTCTCTTACTCATAACATTTTTACACTTCATTTCACAGGCTGACACATTTTCTAACTTTACTACATATCCCCCTCTCTGGGTATGTGACAAACAGACCTTAGTGATGATAATTGATCTAGTCACACCTATACAGGTTATTATCACCTGAGGTTAGAAACCAAACCCAGAGGTAAGGGAATGTGATACAAATCTAATTTCAACATTAAAGACACAGAAAGACTTATTGGAGAAACATTTGTCAAGTATTaagaaaacaaagtgaaaaatattGACCCAGTATTGCATGGACTGACTGTGAGCTCTCATTTATTTTGGTCCCTGCAAGTTGTAAAGCCCAGTGGGCATCACCTGAAGCTATCTCTGAAGTTCCAGGACTTTGGCAAGGCCATGTTCAAACCCATGAGGTGAGTTTGTAGGTTCTTCCTGCTTTCTTGGGTGCTATCATTGGGTCTGTCAATGTTTTGAGGTTATTAGCGCCATATTCCATTGCAATGCATGAACACAATTCAAAAAGAATGCTTGGAATAAAAGCACATCCTTGAGAaatgctgtatgtgcaattatattcCTACACTTTGAAAGTATAAGATACATTTTCTGTTAGCTTGAATATCCTCACTCTAAGACATTTTTACAtagaccatttttttttccccagacaaGAAAGAGATGAAGAAACACCAGAAGACTTTTTCTATTTTATCGACTTCCAAAGACACAACGCTGAAATAGCAGCTTTCCATTTGGACAGGTAAAGACTTGGTTTAGCTAAAGTGTTTAAAACCATGGTTTGCTGTGCTTTCATCTGTCTATCAGGGTTGCGTCCTTTTCTACATTGTAAGATATATAGTAGCACTATAGAGACAATCGATCATCTTTATCAATTTTGTTATAAATGACTTTCACATTTGCATGACTATAGTGCTTCCCTTTATAATGCTTTAGTCGGGAGTCGTAGTTAAGAGTTCTATTTATACCAGTGATATAATGGGCCACCTTATAACAGGTGTATCAATGCCTGTGTCAGTTctgaattaaatattaaatatagctTAAATTAGCTTTAAACTGACTACATGTACTATTAACTAAGGCCAGCAGCTATTTTTGAATGGCATATTTCTTAATGTTAAATGATTAACACAAGACTATGAACACCTCTAAACTGTATGATTCATTCATAGTCatacaaacattttctttacgAAGATGCGATACAGTCTTggagaaaacaaacaggaaaaccAAAGTCCTTATATTGAATAAGTAGTCGCTTGCGGTTGGAATAATTGCATTTGGGATAAAGATTAGTGTCCTTATTGCAGCCAGCATGTAATTGGGTGGTCTAGAGGAATAGTAGACTGCTAAAGCGTACCCACAGAGTTTACAGAATCCTTAGTCAGTGCACAAAATAAGGCGGCTTTCACGTTTGTTTCCACAGCCCTCTTGCATATTTTTGCTTCGCGATTCCTTCCTGTCATTGTGTTTTACTGCAGTGTCAATTACAAGTCCCCtctatgttttcttttattggatttccattattttgttttactgttttcatttcgCCTTTGGAAACAAACCTGCCCTCCTACTGACACTGTTAGTCTTTTCAGTAGAGCCTCTGCTAATTGAAAAAATGGGTTCTATTGAGACCTGTAGGACATTTTGCCTATTTGACAATCATTTTGCTATTAATGTAGGAAGTAAGTACATGTCACTTCAGCAGGACATGTGATACTGTACTGTAGGCACTTCTTCTGGTAgcagattctttttttattattacaaagtgAATGCCAACAAATACAGTCCAGCATCTTggataataatgttattttttttacaatgcaaaaGCTATTACTAATGAACAACACAGTCTACCTTAAGAATGTAACTTTTTATACATACTCGTAACTGTTAACTTCAACTTTTTAGTTGGATAGAGATCTATGGGGAGTTTTGTCTGCATATAATTGTTCTGGAAAAGACAAAACTATGACAAAAGTAGATATCATTCTCAATATGTTTCTAAAAATCATGCTCAAAGTACTATGTTAAGTGCATACTGTACACAGCCTTAAAATCGGCATTCATAAGAGAAAGTAATCAAATACTTTCCAAAACAGGAATTTCCATTCGAGTTCTTTAGGCCACCTACCAACTACTTTACTACGTACATACCAGTATTTTTAATCCACTAACACTAAAACATATATACATCACCGCCACCTGCTGGACAAGAAAATACATCCTCAGACTAATCTTGGATTAAGTATAAAACATGGGTCTAAAATTGCCCTTGAACCAGCAGGTATCAAAATACATTGGAGAAGAATGAAGTGATGGAGGGGAGCTTTCTTCCTTcgctaatttgtttgttttttccttgaaGAATCCTAGACTTCCGCAGAGTGCCCCCTGTGGTTGGGAGGTTTATCAATGTTACCAAAGAAATTCTCGACACCACAAGAAATGAAGACTTGAAAAGTGTATTCTTCACATCCCCAGGTATGAAGGACATTGCTGACATACATTCCAAAAAATCCCTGTGAAAAAATGTCTATCTGAGGGGCTACTGAATCATTGAACTTAATCAGATTTTGTTGCAGAATAActctaaatgtataattatatttcTAAAATACCACTACATGGAAATGTAATATACAGatacagtaaacaaaaatgtacacagtAAGGTATACACAGTAGTACAGACAGAGATGACAAAGCAAAGTGTATATGTAGACTTATTTAGCTTTAATGTGCATTGATCGGCCTATTAAAGATTTCTGTCAGTGTGCTGTCTTTAACTGAACTGCTTTCTCCCTTTCTCCTCACAGCGAACAATGTCTGTTTCTTTGCAAAGTGTCTGTACATGTGCAAGACCGAGTATGCCGTGTGTGGAAACCCTGATATGCTGGAGGGCTCCCTGTCCGCCTACGTGCCAGGGCTGACCCTCGCTCCACGCTTCTCCATCCCCAACCCCTGGATTAGGTCATACACCTTTGAGAAGAAAGAGGAGTAAGAACTTGCACAACACACAATTAACATACACTGTTAGTCAAGAAGTTAGTCAGGTGGCCCTGTGTTAacgaggagaaaaaaaaaaaaaaaaacttgtacatTGGTCTAGTTTGGATTTGTTGACCCAGGATACTAGAAAATtgctataacattttttttttttttttttttaaataactgtaggTTATGGACAACCACCAATGtttccattcattttattatgagtttgagcatttcatttaaaaaaaactatccaTCAGACTTTGTGCAACGTTCAAAGCCGAAATGAATAAAGTTCTGGCAGTAAGCAAAGACTGCAtctgtattcttcttcttcagaTGGGAAGTGAACCCACACTACTGTGACACTGTCAAACAGCTCTACCCTTACAACTCTGGCAACAGACTGCTGAATATCATTGACATGGCCATATTTGACTTCTTAATAGGTAAATAGTGATGTGAAAGATTTTGTTGTTCCTTCCTACTCTAGATTGAATCCACTGTATTACATCACTATAGCCAAGACCTCTTCTGGAGGCATGTTATGTAATTCCTTTATAATAGCAGTGCTTATTCTCCAGCAATGACTCAATTGGTCTTTCTTTTAGGAAACATGGACCGACATCATTACGAGATCTTCACCAAGTTTGGGGATGATGGGTTTTTGCTTCATTTTGATAATGCACGAGGGTAAGACAGTGTGTTTGTAAAGTCTGGCTGTCAAAGTGGAAGCTATAGAAAATGTTAAGACATCCTTTCCTAAATGGgaactgttaaaatgtatttcaggtTCGGGAGGCATTCCCGAGACGAAATCTCTATCCTTGCCCCTCTGACTCAGTGCTGCATGTAAGTATTGTCTTTAGAGGCGGatatatttaaactataaagAGCACTGCCAAAATAAATCAATGGTAATATTTAAAGGGTGTGAAAATTACCCCTTGTGGACTAGATGGAAGGTTTGGAGGTAAAGGAGGCCCGGGCATCCTACGGTGGGCGGTAACCTGGCTTTGGAGTGACACAGAAGTCTGTTTGGTTATTGCACCTTTGAATGGAAATTACTTTACAGGCAAAACTACACATTTATTGCTATTGTGACCAGGGGTGGGCAACTCCCATTGTTTAATTGGTTCTATTTAAACAATGAGGACCTGGACTGGAAGGACTGTTATTGACACTCCTACTGTTGATCTCCTGGCAGAGTGAAGCGGTCGACGCTGTTGCGCTTGAAGCTGCTGTCCCAGGCTGAGTTCAGGCTGAGTGACGTGATGCGGGAGTCCCTGCTCCGCGACACCCTCCCCCACGTGCTGACAGAGCCGCACCTTCTCGCGCTCGACCGCCGGCTGCAGCGCATCCTCAAGGCCGTGCAGAAGTGCGTCAAGAAGTACGGCGAGCCCCATGTGGTGGCCGAGGACATCACTgagacacagcaacacagacACGCAACTGCGAGGTAGCACacgaggaggagcaggaggaaaCTCTTGAAGATGGCAGGAAAAGAAAAGCACTGGATAATTTAAATAATCTGTATTTTGACTTTTAGGCAAAGGTGCAGTTTAGTGGTTGCAATCAATTTCTTATCCTTATCCTTATTAGACTCGCCTGCAAATAGGgctaccatatgactccatgttc
This window harbors:
- the LOC121295599 gene encoding pseudokinase FAM20A-like, translated to MWMRRDRLVVTLILATVFIADLYFNILPKVQEKYFKYNCTCQDSKTTGERNSSNRDYWQNSSTDTSLPIASEAGTLLSAQRQTGATGSQLQKLFSHPLYNIQTPNPRPEEYLLQREETLNYYIRKVSRWNRHQRYYNMAANISSTAQVVSLEPESSWIKFHMGINRYALYSRDDASIDQLLKDMGKIDIINADYTQDEKILKGICDCTQVVKPSGHHLKLSLKFQDFGKAMFKPMRQERDEETPEDFFYFIDFQRHNAEIAAFHLDRILDFRRVPPVVGRFINVTKEILDTTRNEDLKSVFFTSPANNVCFFAKCLYMCKTEYAVCGNPDMLEGSLSAYVPGLTLAPRFSIPNPWIRSYTFEKKEEWEVNPHYCDTVKQLYPYNSGNRLLNIIDMAIFDFLIGNMDRHHYEIFTKFGDDGFLLHFDNARGFGRHSRDEISILAPLTQCCIVKRSTLLRLKLLSQAEFRLSDVMRESLLRDTLPHVLTEPHLLALDRRLQRILKAVQKCVKKYGEPHVVAEDITETQQHRHATAR